From one Gallionella capsiferriformans ES-2 genomic stretch:
- the dnaJ gene encoding molecular chaperone DnaJ, whose amino-acid sequence MSKKDYYEVLGVNRDASDEEIKKAYRKLAMKHHPDRNPDNPKAEEHFKEAKEAYETLSDGQKRAAYDQYGHAAFEAGGMGGGSPFGAGGAGAQGFDFSDIFGDIFGGGRGGAGGRSNVQRGADLRYNLEITLEQAARGTETQIRVPTMEECDTCHGSGAKPGTSPTTCTTCGGHGQVRMQQGFFSIQQPCPRCHGNGKMISQPCKPCNGSGRIKQHKTLSVKIPPGVDNDDRIRLSGEGEHGVNGGPSGDLYVVIHVKAHAVFQRDHNDLHCEMPISFSTAALGGEIEIPTLDGKAHIKIPAETQSGKIFRLRGKGIKGVRSATHGDLHCHVIVETPVNLTDRQRELLREFESINDLNSAHHNPRAKSWMNKVKDFFAS is encoded by the coding sequence ATGAGCAAAAAAGACTATTACGAAGTCCTCGGCGTCAATCGCGACGCATCGGACGAAGAAATCAAAAAGGCTTATCGCAAACTGGCGATGAAGCATCACCCTGACCGCAATCCGGACAACCCTAAGGCAGAAGAGCACTTCAAAGAAGCCAAAGAGGCGTACGAGACGTTGTCGGACGGACAAAAACGTGCGGCCTACGACCAGTACGGTCACGCCGCATTTGAAGCCGGCGGCATGGGCGGCGGCAGCCCGTTTGGCGCAGGCGGCGCAGGCGCGCAAGGATTTGATTTTTCAGATATTTTCGGCGACATCTTCGGCGGCGGCCGCGGAGGGGCCGGCGGGCGCAGCAATGTGCAACGCGGTGCCGACCTGCGCTATAACTTAGAAATCACACTGGAACAGGCAGCGCGCGGCACCGAAACGCAAATCCGCGTGCCCACCATGGAAGAGTGCGATACCTGTCACGGTTCGGGTGCAAAACCCGGCACGAGTCCTACCACCTGCACCACCTGTGGCGGGCATGGTCAGGTGCGTATGCAGCAAGGTTTCTTCTCGATCCAGCAACCCTGCCCGCGCTGTCACGGCAACGGCAAGATGATTTCACAGCCTTGCAAACCTTGCAACGGCAGCGGCCGTATCAAGCAGCATAAAACCCTGTCGGTGAAAATTCCTCCGGGCGTAGATAACGACGATCGCATCCGCTTATCAGGCGAAGGCGAGCATGGCGTCAATGGCGGCCCATCCGGCGATCTGTATGTCGTGATCCACGTAAAAGCCCATGCAGTATTCCAGCGCGATCACAACGATTTACATTGCGAAATGCCGATCAGCTTCAGCACCGCTGCGCTGGGTGGCGAAATCGAAATCCCGACACTGGATGGCAAAGCGCACATCAAGATCCCGGCAGAAACGCAAAGCGGCAAGATTTTCCGTCTGCGCGGCAAGGGAATCAAGGGCGTGCGTAGTGCTACCCATGGCGATTTGCATTGCCATGTCATCGTCGAGACGCCGGTCAACCTGACCGACCGTCAACGCGAATTACTGCGTGAATTTGAAAGCATCAACGATCTCAATAGCGCGCACCACAATCCAAGAGCTAAATCCTGGATGAACAAAGTAAAGGATTTCTTCGCGTCCTAA
- a CDS encoding potassium transporter Kup: MEQNNKTATSTLALAALGVVYGDIGTSPLYAFKEAFAGGHGLTPTEPNVLATLSALFWAMMLIISIKYVWVMLKFDNEGEGGVLALTALANRSAQGVTHWKLLIVTAGIFAAALFYGDALITPAISVLSAVEGLSVITPALEKFILPVTIGVLTGLFFIQRRGTGSIGKLFGPVTLLWFAALAVLGTLSIVQNPVVLNALNPMYAINFALEHPTGMFFLLSAVFLALTGGEALYADMGHFGAAPVRLAWYGLVCPALLINYFGQGALVLRSAEAIQNPFYLLAADWFLLPLVALATAATVIASQATISGAYSITLQAMRMGYLPRLFIQHTSDSQRGQIYIPAVNWMMLVGVIVLVLEFGSSGALAAAYGIAVSGTMIITTLLTCFVTLMLPGAARLPLLSGLLVIALLEVLFFGSNLSKIASGGWMPLALGLFLFVLLSTWKRGSSLVAEQRRKLDIPMASFISGSQPDVPRVAGTAVYLTADPNTVPSALFHNLKHFKVLHEQTLFLHVVTKDVPYIEAEQRLKVIQIAPGMYNVALHFGFRQEVDIPLALQGLDSHGVTLDSMSTTYFVARSNVVDGFGGMSSWRCALFSWMTRQSEGAASFFNLPANQVVELGTKVVL, encoded by the coding sequence ATGGAACAGAATAACAAGACTGCCACGAGTACGTTGGCGCTCGCGGCGTTAGGCGTGGTGTACGGCGACATCGGCACCAGCCCGCTGTATGCCTTCAAAGAAGCCTTCGCCGGTGGTCACGGGCTCACACCCACCGAGCCTAACGTGCTTGCGACGTTATCGGCTTTGTTCTGGGCGATGATGCTCATTATCTCGATCAAATACGTGTGGGTGATGCTCAAGTTCGACAACGAAGGCGAAGGTGGCGTACTGGCGCTGACCGCTTTAGCGAACCGCTCGGCGCAGGGGGTGACGCACTGGAAACTGCTGATCGTCACGGCGGGTATTTTTGCGGCAGCCTTGTTCTACGGCGATGCGCTCATCACCCCTGCCATTTCGGTGCTTTCCGCGGTCGAGGGTCTCAGCGTCATTACCCCCGCATTGGAAAAATTCATCCTCCCCGTCACTATCGGCGTGCTTACCGGATTGTTCTTCATCCAACGCCGGGGTACGGGCAGCATCGGTAAACTATTCGGCCCGGTCACACTCTTGTGGTTCGCGGCACTGGCTGTACTCGGCACGCTCAGCATCGTACAAAACCCCGTCGTGTTGAACGCGCTCAATCCGATGTACGCCATCAATTTCGCGCTGGAACATCCGACTGGCATGTTCTTCCTGTTGTCGGCGGTGTTTCTTGCACTAACCGGCGGCGAGGCGCTGTATGCGGACATGGGACACTTTGGTGCTGCGCCGGTGCGGCTGGCATGGTACGGACTGGTGTGCCCGGCCTTGCTCATCAATTATTTCGGCCAGGGCGCATTGGTGCTGCGCTCGGCGGAGGCGATCCAAAATCCGTTCTATCTGCTTGCGGCGGACTGGTTCCTGTTGCCGCTGGTCGCGTTGGCCACCGCCGCCACAGTCATCGCCTCGCAAGCCACTATCTCGGGCGCGTACTCAATCACGCTGCAAGCCATGCGCATGGGTTATTTGCCGCGCCTATTCATTCAGCACACTTCTGATTCGCAGCGCGGGCAAATCTACATTCCCGCCGTGAACTGGATGATGTTGGTCGGCGTGATCGTTCTGGTGCTGGAGTTCGGCTCCTCAGGCGCACTCGCGGCGGCTTACGGTATTGCCGTCTCCGGCACGATGATTATCACGACACTGCTGACCTGCTTCGTCACGCTGATGCTGCCGGGAGCCGCACGGCTGCCGCTGCTGAGCGGACTACTCGTTATCGCACTGCTGGAAGTCTTGTTTTTTGGCTCCAATCTGAGCAAAATCGCCAGCGGCGGCTGGATGCCTCTGGCGTTAGGCTTGTTCCTGTTTGTGCTACTTTCGACATGGAAGCGCGGTAGCTCGCTGGTTGCCGAGCAACGGCGCAAACTCGACATTCCGATGGCGAGCTTTATCTCCGGCTCGCAACCGGATGTGCCGCGCGTTGCTGGCACGGCGGTCTATCTAACCGCCGATCCGAACACCGTCCCCAGCGCGCTGTTCCATAATCTAAAACACTTCAAGGTGCTGCATGAACAAACGCTGTTCTTGCATGTGGTTACCAAAGACGTGCCCTACATCGAAGCGGAACAACGCCTGAAAGTGATTCAAATCGCCCCCGGCATGTATAACGTCGCGCTGCATTTTGGCTTTCGGCAGGAAGTGGATATTCCGCTGGCCTTGCAAGGCTTGGACTCACACGGCGTAACGCTAGACAGTATGAGCACTACCTACTTCGTCGCACGTTCGAATGTGGTGGACGGATTCGGCGGCATGTCCTCGTGGCGCTGCGCGTTGTTTTCGTGGATGACGCGACAATCGGAAGGGGCGGCGAGCTTCTTCAATCTGCCCGCGAATCAGGTAGTCGAACTGGGCACTAAGGTGGTGTTGTAA
- a CDS encoding response regulator, with product MSEQTILLIEDEAQIRRLVRTAMEEEGYRVRESGTLKEGLAQLHADAVQLLILDLGLPDGDGIAFLRDLRTQFSLPVLVLSARSAEGEKIRALDAGADDYLTKPYYTGELLARVRAQLRRAPQESATAETHVHFGDIEVNLAQRSVTRKGLAVRLTPIEFRLLCAMLVEPGKVLTYRHLLSAVWGKAFVESNHYLRIYVSHLRQKLEEDPAQPRFFVTETGVGYRLDI from the coding sequence ATGAGTGAGCAGACTATCCTGCTGATCGAGGACGAGGCGCAGATACGCCGCTTGGTGCGCACTGCGATGGAGGAAGAAGGCTACCGCGTGCGGGAGAGCGGCACGCTGAAAGAAGGGTTGGCGCAACTGCACGCCGATGCAGTACAACTTCTCATTCTCGATCTCGGCTTGCCGGACGGCGACGGCATTGCCTTCCTTCGCGATCTGCGCACGCAATTTTCGCTGCCGGTGCTGGTGCTCTCAGCGCGTTCGGCAGAGGGCGAGAAGATACGCGCACTGGATGCGGGAGCGGACGATTATCTGACCAAACCCTACTATACCGGCGAACTGCTGGCGCGGGTGCGCGCGCAGTTGCGCCGCGCGCCGCAGGAAAGCGCAACTGCCGAGACACATGTTCACTTTGGCGACATCGAGGTTAATCTCGCGCAGCGCAGCGTCACGCGCAAGGGGTTAGCCGTACGCCTCACCCCCATCGAATTCCGCCTGCTGTGTGCCATGCTGGTCGAACCCGGCAAGGTGCTGACCTACCGCCACCTGCTGAGCGCGGTGTGGGGAAAAGCCTTCGTTGAAAGTAACCATTACCTGCGCATTTATGTGAGCCATCTGAGACAGAAGCTGGAAGAGGATCCGGCACAACCCAGATTTTTTGTGACCGAGACCGGCGTGGGTTACCGGCTCGATATTTGA
- a CDS encoding DUF4118 domain-containing protein yields MKFLRFFSTFPQPHSPCARMLWAVIACVIATLLAWPWRDFLDPANTAMLYLLAVAVVAARAGKGAAIAAALLGTALLDFFFIQPRFTFTVGDVQYAVTLAVMFAVALIIGNLTQGLQREKEAAQERERQSNALYQLASQLAGALTLEQIEGMTRRFLHETQSCQSQLLMRHGEEMSPVIPGQTPLSGKPYYAVKAALQQGAAQATLDGALHWLILPLHDTPQARGVLVLSFYDVGLLGNERRPLFKAIAALVAASVERLHFVEIAQQAQLQMTDERLRNSILSALSHDIRTPLTVLYGMADTLAQSALPQALHEMADAMRQQTFRLNSMASNLLDMAKLRAGDIRLNLEWQPVEEVIGASIKLLGPALAQHPVSVVLPADMPLLRFDAVLMERVLCNLLENAAKYAAPGSSIRIAVRADQKFAHLSVCNEGSQFPIDRLERLFELFERGDIESNVPGVGLGLAICRSIVSAHGGSIYADNDAGACVTFTLTLGEPPVIETEDEYE; encoded by the coding sequence ATGAAATTCCTCCGCTTCTTTAGCACATTCCCGCAACCGCACAGCCCGTGCGCGCGCATGTTATGGGCTGTCATCGCTTGTGTTATTGCCACCTTGCTGGCTTGGCCTTGGCGCGACTTCCTCGACCCGGCCAATACGGCGATGCTCTATCTGCTGGCAGTGGCTGTCGTGGCGGCGCGCGCAGGCAAGGGGGCGGCTATTGCGGCGGCGCTGCTCGGCACGGCGCTGCTCGATTTCTTTTTCATTCAACCGCGTTTCACGTTCACCGTCGGCGATGTGCAATACGCTGTCACGTTAGCGGTGATGTTTGCCGTGGCGCTCATCATTGGTAACCTGACGCAGGGTTTGCAGCGCGAAAAAGAAGCCGCGCAAGAACGCGAACGGCAATCGAATGCGCTGTATCAACTCGCCAGCCAATTGGCGGGCGCGCTGACGCTGGAACAGATAGAGGGAATGACGCGCCGTTTTCTGCATGAAACGCAATCCTGCCAGAGCCAGCTGCTGATGCGGCACGGTGAAGAAATGTCGCCCGTTATACCCGGCCAGACCCCGCTCTCAGGTAAACCCTATTACGCGGTGAAGGCTGCGCTCCAGCAGGGGGCGGCGCAAGCCACGCTGGACGGCGCACTGCATTGGCTGATCTTACCGCTGCACGACACGCCGCAGGCGCGCGGCGTGCTGGTGCTCTCTTTTTACGATGTGGGCCTGTTAGGCAATGAACGGCGACCCTTGTTTAAAGCCATCGCTGCGCTGGTTGCGGCCTCGGTCGAACGCCTGCATTTCGTTGAAATCGCGCAGCAAGCGCAGTTGCAAATGACCGATGAGCGCCTGCGCAACAGCATTCTCTCTGCACTGTCGCACGACATTCGCACGCCACTCACCGTGTTATACGGCATGGCCGACACGCTGGCGCAATCGGCGCTACCACAGGCCTTGCACGAAATGGCGGATGCGATGCGCCAGCAGACGTTTCGCCTGAACAGTATGGCGTCCAACCTGCTTGATATGGCCAAACTGCGCGCGGGCGACATCCGCCTCAACCTCGAATGGCAGCCGGTGGAAGAGGTGATCGGCGCGAGCATTAAACTGCTTGGCCCTGCGCTGGCGCAGCATCCGGTGAGTGTGGTGCTCCCCGCTGACATGCCACTGCTGCGCTTCGATGCGGTGTTGATGGAACGTGTGTTGTGTAACCTGCTGGAGAATGCCGCCAAATACGCAGCGCCCGGCTCGTCCATCCGCATTGCGGTACGTGCCGACCAGAAATTTGCGCACCTCTCGGTTTGCAACGAGGGTTCGCAGTTCCCGATCGATCGGCTGGAACGCCTGTTTGAGCTGTTCGAGCGCGGGGATATAGAATCGAACGTACCTGGCGTGGGGCTGGGGCTCGCCATCTGTCGCAGTATTGTGAGCGCGCACGGCGGCAGTATCTATGCCGACAATGATGCGGGGGCCTGCGTGACTTTCACGCTGACGCTGGGCGAGCCGCCCGTGATCGAGACGGAGGATGAGTATGAGTGA
- a CDS encoding superoxide dismutase, with translation MEHTLPALPYATDALQPHMSKETFEYHYAKHHQAYVTNLNNLIKGTEFEALDLEAIIKKAPAGGIYNNAAQVWNHSFFWTCMKPAGGGAPSGTLADAINAKWGNFDEFKKAFQASAVGNFGSGWTWLVKKADGSVDIVNMGAAGTPLTTADKALLCVDVWEHAYYIDYRNMRPKFVETYLNNLVDWDFVAKNFA, from the coding sequence ATGGAACATACCTTACCCGCTCTGCCTTATGCGACGGATGCACTGCAACCGCATATGTCCAAAGAAACGTTTGAATACCATTACGCCAAGCATCATCAGGCATATGTGACGAATCTCAACAACCTGATCAAAGGTACCGAGTTCGAAGCGCTGGATCTTGAAGCGATTATCAAGAAGGCTCCTGCCGGCGGCATTTACAATAATGCGGCTCAGGTATGGAATCATTCCTTTTTCTGGACTTGTATGAAGCCTGCTGGCGGCGGCGCACCTTCCGGCACGTTGGCTGATGCGATCAATGCAAAGTGGGGCAACTTCGACGAATTCAAAAAAGCTTTTCAGGCGTCTGCTGTCGGTAACTTTGGTTCCGGCTGGACATGGCTGGTTAAGAAGGCGGACGGTTCGGTTGATATCGTCAATATGGGTGCTGCCGGTACGCCGCTGACGACCGCTGATAAGGCGCTGTTGTGCGTTGACGTGTGGGAACATGCTTACTATATCGATTACCGCAACATGCGTCCTAAGTTTGTCGAAACGTATTTAAACAATCTGGTTGATTGGGATTTCGTCGCGAAGAATTTCGCGTAA
- a CDS encoding UvrD-helicase domain-containing protein — translation MDNREALNPNRSVVVEACAGSGKTWLLVSRVVRLLLDGVAPGEILAITFTRKAAQEMQARLRDWLYELAAKDDDFVRDFLVQRGVDDVELALPRARLLYQQFLLARPSVTISTFHGWFMQILQRAPVSAGSAGGVQLVEKTAQLWQEAWQMFLDELQSAPESETAQSMMVLFKELGLSNTQSLLGNFVNKRSEWWAYTAGQGESALDFAIQNLGSEFDVDLTRDPLAELFDRPHFSSQVHALSQLLNASAAQKAKAVRLLAPLEGLQLAALRFELLWDELFTKKNEPRAIKANKGQDEVQLGQAVELVRAQLLDVYNQLQTQQLYQTNCHALRCGVGLLAAYQQLKQRQQCLDFGDLEWRVCQLLNDSDHAEYLQYKLDSRYRHVLLDEFQDTNPLQWQILQSWFAASKAVDSTPTVFVVGDPKQSIYRFRRADARLFDVVRRYLVQDYAALHLKKNETRRNSPAVLVAVNGVFDGLPEYQGFVTHQAHQTSLPGYVGVLPLAVLPEKSDTPSTQNGKLTLRNPLQRAYPDVDAGTRELEAAQFAEKINQIVGVWQVQDEGLSRVAQFSDIMVLVRRRTHLKIYEQALRRESIPFLTSRRGGLLDTLEASDIQSLLTFLITPFADLALAHTLRTPIFSCTDDDLMKIQASGLRMQDAGGGDSSASELNPESRVLNPSWWQRLKSLVETGTATPALQRAHQLLQAWILLADKLPVHDLLDRIYFEGDAQARYAAAVPEVMCATVLANLQAFLEIALNVDSGRYPSLSGFLRELAELRRADDNESPDEGRVAQAGNAIRIYTVHEAKGLEAPIVWLLDANARPPVDRGYDVLVDWPTDAKAPVHFSIYGDKASRGGVRECYFQQEAALALREDLNLLYVAMTRAKQALLVSGSGAQLEHCWYQRIADTTEGAAENPLAVAPLLNQRSSIFNPLSCLPDPRLLQVLPVGMRKSVMNDAQRQGVWLHGLLQYLAIPEALFRENQEQELQRKLNIPSALMPELWRQAQVMLSAPALSRFFDAQYYLQAANEVGYVNASGQLRRIDRLVEFETEVWVLDYKTGLNSAMQSHAAQLEEYRIAMQAVYPDKAVRCAVIFAEGNLLEV, via the coding sequence ATGGATAACCGCGAGGCGCTGAACCCGAACCGGAGCGTCGTGGTCGAGGCGTGTGCCGGCAGCGGCAAGACATGGCTGCTGGTGTCCCGGGTCGTGCGATTGTTGTTGGATGGGGTTGCGCCCGGAGAAATTTTGGCCATCACCTTTACCCGCAAGGCCGCGCAGGAAATGCAAGCGCGTTTGCGTGACTGGCTGTATGAACTGGCCGCCAAAGATGATGACTTCGTGCGCGATTTCCTAGTGCAGCGCGGGGTGGACGATGTGGAGCTGGCCTTGCCTCGCGCCCGCTTGCTGTATCAGCAGTTTTTGCTGGCCCGCCCGTCCGTGACCATCAGCACCTTTCACGGTTGGTTTATGCAGATTTTACAGCGTGCGCCGGTCAGCGCTGGCAGCGCGGGGGGCGTGCAACTGGTCGAGAAAACCGCTCAGCTGTGGCAGGAAGCATGGCAGATGTTTTTGGATGAGTTGCAGAGTGCGCCCGAGAGCGAAACGGCTCAGTCTATGATGGTGTTATTCAAAGAATTGGGCTTGTCCAATACGCAAAGCCTGCTGGGAAACTTCGTCAATAAACGCAGCGAATGGTGGGCCTATACGGCGGGACAGGGGGAGTCGGCTTTAGACTTCGCAATACAGAATCTAGGTAGCGAATTTGACGTTGATCTGACGCGCGATCCGCTGGCTGAACTGTTTGATCGCCCTCATTTCTCAAGTCAGGTGCACGCGCTGTCTCAATTACTCAATGCCAGTGCCGCGCAGAAAGCAAAGGCTGTGCGCCTGCTTGCGCCGCTGGAAGGGCTTCAGTTAGCAGCATTGCGCTTCGAATTGCTGTGGGATGAGTTGTTTACGAAAAAGAATGAGCCGCGCGCGATCAAGGCGAACAAAGGGCAAGACGAGGTGCAGTTGGGGCAGGCCGTCGAATTAGTGCGCGCCCAGTTGCTGGACGTTTATAACCAGTTGCAGACGCAACAGCTCTACCAGACAAATTGCCATGCGCTACGCTGCGGGGTGGGTTTGCTTGCCGCGTATCAGCAACTGAAGCAGCGTCAGCAATGTCTTGATTTTGGCGATCTGGAATGGCGGGTGTGCCAGCTGCTAAATGACAGCGATCATGCCGAATATCTGCAATACAAGCTGGATAGTCGCTATCGTCATGTTTTGCTGGACGAATTCCAAGATACCAATCCGCTGCAGTGGCAGATCCTGCAATCCTGGTTTGCGGCATCCAAGGCCGTGGACAGCACGCCGACGGTGTTTGTGGTGGGTGACCCTAAGCAGTCGATCTACCGTTTTCGCCGGGCTGATGCGCGCTTGTTCGATGTGGTGCGCCGCTATCTGGTGCAGGATTATGCAGCACTACACCTGAAAAAGAATGAAACGCGGCGCAATTCCCCTGCGGTGCTGGTTGCGGTGAACGGCGTGTTCGACGGACTGCCTGAATATCAGGGGTTTGTGACGCATCAGGCTCACCAGACATCGCTGCCCGGTTATGTCGGGGTGTTGCCGCTGGCAGTGCTGCCGGAAAAAAGCGATACGCCTTCAACGCAGAACGGTAAATTGACGCTGCGCAATCCGTTGCAGAGGGCGTATCCCGATGTTGATGCGGGCACACGTGAACTGGAAGCGGCGCAATTCGCTGAAAAAATAAATCAGATTGTCGGTGTGTGGCAGGTTCAAGATGAAGGTTTAAGTCGCGTCGCGCAATTTTCCGACATCATGGTGCTGGTGCGGCGCCGTACCCATCTGAAAATCTACGAGCAGGCGTTGCGCCGTGAATCGATTCCGTTTTTAACCTCGCGCCGGGGCGGTCTGCTCGATACGCTGGAGGCGTCCGATATTCAGTCGCTGCTGACCTTCCTGATCACGCCGTTTGCAGATCTTGCCCTCGCTCACACGTTGCGTACGCCGATATTTTCCTGCACCGACGACGACCTGATGAAGATTCAGGCGTCAGGACTCAGGATGCAAGATGCGGGGGGGGGCGATTCAAGTGCGTCTGAACTGAATCCTGAATCCCGAGTCCTCAATCCTAGCTGGTGGCAGCGGCTGAAGAGTCTGGTCGAAACGGGTACGGCGACGCCGGCATTGCAACGCGCGCATCAGTTGCTGCAAGCCTGGATTTTGCTGGCCGACAAGTTGCCGGTGCATGATTTACTCGACCGTATTTATTTCGAGGGGGATGCACAGGCGCGTTATGCGGCAGCCGTGCCAGAGGTGATGTGTGCGACGGTGCTTGCCAACTTGCAGGCATTTCTGGAAATTGCGCTGAATGTCGATTCGGGGCGCTATCCCAGTTTGTCGGGATTTTTGCGTGAATTGGCCGAACTGCGCCGTGCGGATGACAACGAGTCGCCCGATGAAGGCCGGGTGGCGCAGGCGGGGAACGCAATTCGCATCTATACCGTTCATGAAGCCAAGGGCTTAGAGGCGCCCATCGTGTGGTTGCTGGATGCCAATGCCCGTCCGCCTGTTGATCGGGGGTATGACGTGCTGGTTGACTGGCCGACCGATGCAAAAGCGCCGGTGCATTTTTCAATCTATGGCGATAAAGCCAGTCGTGGCGGGGTGCGCGAGTGCTATTTTCAACAGGAAGCGGCGCTGGCCCTGCGCGAAGATTTGAATTTGCTCTACGTTGCGATGACCCGCGCCAAGCAAGCATTGCTGGTGAGCGGCAGCGGCGCGCAACTTGAGCATTGCTGGTACCAGCGCATTGCCGATACAACAGAGGGTGCTGCTGAAAATCCGCTCGCTGTGGCACCTTTGCTCAATCAACGATCCTCAATCTTCAATCCCCTATCCTGCCTCCCAGATCCGCGCCTGTTGCAGGTACTGCCGGTCGGCATGCGAAAATCCGTGATGAACGATGCGCAGCGTCAGGGTGTCTGGCTGCACGGTTTGCTGCAATACTTAGCGATACCGGAGGCACTTTTCCGGGAAAATCAAGAACAGGAATTGCAGCGCAAACTCAATATTCCATCCGCGCTGATGCCCGAGCTTTGGCGGCAGGCACAAGTCATGTTGAGTGCACCGGCGCTTTCGCGATTTTTCGATGCGCAGTATTATCTACAGGCTGCGAATGAGGTGGGCTACGTGAATGCGTCCGGGCAATTGCGCCGCATCGATCGCCTAGTTGAATTTGAGACGGAAGTCTGGGTGCTGGACTATAAAACAGGTTTAAATAGCGCGATGCAGTCTCATGCGGCCCAGCTTGAGGAGTACCGCATCGCGATGCAGGCTGTTTATCCGGACAAGGCGGTACGCTGCGCGGTCATCTTCGCGGAGGGTAATTTGCTTGAAGTCTGA